A single window of Salvia splendens isolate huo1 chromosome 6, SspV2, whole genome shotgun sequence DNA harbors:
- the LOC121808949 gene encoding CCHC-type zinc finger protein CG3800-like produces the protein MTHHSGEKRKWDDSRTPYDGKQYQSSQHRSQHGGGQHTSSQRGDYRSRAPQCNVCSKYHFGECRHQNVTKCYKCGGNGHFSRECPSKKGGSGSMQNDQGSHQQSRAPQSESRGNREQPTQDFCLQLERASHSFISDLCVNTLSLPVSKFEHKMVVSSPVGGTIEISNMLERRNRYGKP, from the exons ATGACACACCACTCCGGGGAGAAAAGGAAGTGGGATGATTCTAGGACTCCATACGACGGAAAACAGTACCAGTCGAGTCAGCATCGATCTCAACACGGAGGAGGACAACATACTTCTAGTCAGAGAGGAGACTACCGATCCAGGGCACCACAGTGCAACGTGTGCTCTAAGTATCACTTCGGCGAATGTCGGCATCAAAACGTTACCAAATGTTACAAATGCGGAGGGAATGGTCACTTCTCTAgggagtgtccgagcaagaaggGAGGATCGGGATCGATGCAGAACGATCAAGGATCCCATCAGCAATCAAGGGCACCGCAGAGTGAATCGAGGGGAAATCGCGAACAACCCACTCAAGACTTCTGTCTCCAGCTAGAAC GTGCATCgcattcattcatatctgaTTTGTGTGTGAATACATTGAGCCTGCCTGTTAGCAAATTTGAACATAAGATGGTAGTGTCTTCACCAGTAggtgggacaatagaaatctcGAACATGCTCGAACGTAGAAATCGTTATGGGAAGCCTTAA